The uncultured Pseudodesulfovibrio sp. nucleotide sequence CTGCGAGCAATCCCATGGGAAGTGCGGCTCGTCCGAGAATATCGAGCAGATCGTTGAGCATTCTCGGCAGAGACAGTCCAAGCAGGTTGATGCTCAGCCCTGCCAGACAGGCAAGAATGAGCGGATTTTTCGCCAATTCCCTGAGCACGTCCCGCACTCCGCCGCCTCCCCCGCTGCCGTGACGGGACAAAGTCAGCACACAGACAATGTTGACGGCCGGGATCATGCTCATCATGGCCACGGCCGACAGCGTCATCCAGTCGGGGCCGAGCAGTGCGGCAGCCACGGACAGGGCAATGTAGGTGTTGGGCCGGAACGCTCCCTGAAAAAGCGACGTATACGCGGGACCGTCCAGCTTGAACAACGGCCAGACAAGGCGGGCCAGCAACGCCACAACGAGCACGGCCAGCAGCACGCCCCCGGAAAGCGGCAAACTGTCGGCCTGAATGGGCCTGCCTGCGACACCGTGCACCAGCAGTCCCGGGAAAAGCACATAATAAGTCAGCCGCTCGGAAACAGGCCAGAATCCGTCACCCGGGAAATTGATGCGCCGCAACCCGAATCCAACAAAAATGAGCGCGAAAATGGGGGCGATGGCATAGATGACTGTAGACATGGTTTTCTCTGTAAAAAAAGGGAGAAGGCTGCCTGCCCTCTCCCCTGATAATGTTATTCGGGAACGGTCTCCATGGATGCCCATTTGGGTTCATGGAGCGGCAGGACATGGTCGGCCAGCCCTTTTGCCTTGAGCAAAATGTCGTAGGCCTCGTTGGGACCGGTATTGGTTCCGGGCGGAATCACTTCCATCTCCATGGCCTTGACTTCGATGGGCGGCTCCAGATTTTCCAGAATGGTGCAGAAACCGCAGATCAGCACGCTGCCCTTTTCCGTCTCGATTTTCACGGACATGCCGCCGGGAGTGTGGGCCGGGGTATGGATCATGGTGATACCGGGCAGGACCTCGGTGTCCTCGGACACGGCCACGACCTGTCCGTTCTCCTCCACGTCCTCGATGTAGTCTTC carries:
- a CDS encoding AEC family transporter, which codes for MSTVIYAIAPIFALIFVGFGLRRINFPGDGFWPVSERLTYYVLFPGLLVHGVAGRPIQADSLPLSGGVLLAVLVVALLARLVWPLFKLDGPAYTSLFQGAFRPNTYIALSVAAALLGPDWMTLSAVAMMSMIPAVNIVCVLTLSRHGSGGGGGVRDVLRELAKNPLILACLAGLSINLLGLSLPRMLNDLLDILGRAALPMGLLAAGAGLRFQMLDGCKRSLVASSVLHLFVLPVVAAGLVRLFGGDALAVQTAVIFTAIPVSVSSFILARQMGGDHQLMAQIITFQTMISVVTLPMMLIILT